In bacterium, the genomic window ACAGCTATTGGTGTGAATGCGAATAACTCCGGCGAGATCCGCATCCGGGAATTCGGGATTGGCGAGCACCGACACAATGATCTCGGCGCTGCCATTGACGGCAATCTCACCAATTGCCGGCGATACTTGCAGCCAATCGTAGGTCGGCAGCAGCTCGACTGCTGTGGCCGTGAACGACAGCACGCCTGTCCCGCTATTCAGGACGGTGAGTGTGTCCCGCTCCCACATGCCGTAAGTAGCAACCATATTCACGCTCGACACGGGGTTGTGGAACTCCGGGACTCCGAGCGTGAAGTTCACTACGTTTTCCTCGCCCTCGACAAGCTGGACTTGCTGTTCGCGTGTTGTCACACAGGGGCTTGACAGGCGCAGGGTTCCGGTTGCGAGCGAGGCGGCGACGGTAAAGACACCGTGCTCATCAGTGTAAGCGAAGTCAGCGGACTCGAGCAATTCGACGCGGACACCGGCCAGCGGCGCATTGGTTTCTGCGGCGCTCACGGTGCCCGTAATCGTCGTGCTGGGACCAAAGCGCATCAGGAGTCCGTACGAGCTGAAATCCTCGTCCGTGACGCGGCCGAAGGCCACGGCGCCGCGCGGCCCGGCATTGTTCACGGAAATGATCCGACAGATGTTACAGTCGTACTCATTGTCCAGACTGGCAACGCCCTGACCGTTGACGGTGTTAATCTGGATTTGATCCCATCCGAAATCGGCGAAGATGGCGCCCGCGAGCAACGCTCCGCCGTCGATAAGGCAGCGAATCCCCGTGACGGCGCTGGTAATCTCCTCAAGCCCCGTAAGCGTCCAGCGCAAGTCCCCGTTGGAGGCCAGACCCACGGCCCACGGGTAGCTGAGCCAGAACATGAAGCCGCGGTAGCCGCCGACAACGATGTTCTCTTCATTGTCAATATCGAGGCAAGACGCCTGAAGCCCCAAACCTGATTCGTCCACGTAGGTGCGCGTCCAGATGGGTTCACCCAACGGGTTCGTGCGCTGGGCGAAAGCTTGCAGCGTCCCGACGCCGTTAAAGAATGAACCGCCGATCAGCAGGTCGCCGTTACCGAACTCGGATATGGCGTACCCGTAGGACTCGGTCTGGGCGGGCAAGGTCAACGTTCGAGTATAGAGCGTGTCCGCGTTTGCCGTCAGCCGTATCAAGAAGGCCTGCGACGGGTTACTGGCATAAAATGTCGAGGTGATGAGGGCCGCGCCACCATCGCTGAGGGCGACCAGATCAGCATCCTGATTGTTGACAAAGAACGGATACTGCCGCTCACTAATCAACCCGCCGATCTCATTCATGCAGCGCACGAGCAGATAGGCGGCGGAATCGTTGTTAGACCAGAATACGCCCGCGAGCATGATGTTGCCATCGCGGAGCTGCTCCATGCACAGGATGGTGAAGTATGAGGGTGCCACGGTGATGCTATTGGACCAAACGAGGTCACCAGTCAGATCGTAGCGCCAGAAATCCACTTCGCCGCTGCCGTCACCCACGGCCGCAGCCATCGTCTGGCCGTCATTGAGCAACGTTGCGGCTTCGACGGCGTAGCTGTTGACACTAAGGTCAAGGCGGCGCGTCCAGAGCGTGTCGAGTTCCGCTTGCGCGGCGGACACCATCAACAAAACGAGAGCAAACCAGCCAAATGCCTTCATGGGGGGTCTCCTTAGTCACGGATGTAGAGCAATGAAGTAGCACATTTGGTCCGGGAGGACCCATCCCGGGCCGAAGCGAGCGAACGGTTTATTTCACAAAGAGCAGTTTTTGGACTGCGACATCCTCCAGGACACGCGCCCGAAGGAAATACAATCCGGCACCGAAATCGGCCAAATTAATGGAAATATTGTGATTACCGGCTGGGAGCCGGTCATTGAGCAGCGACAGGACCTGCTGCCCGTTCAAGTTAAACACTTCCAGACTGACCGGGGTTTCCTGCGGCAATTCGAGGGTGACGCGTGTGGAGCCGTTGAACGGGTTGGGGAAGGCGGGTGAAAGTCGGAATGCTGTTGGCAGGCCAGCGGTTTCGGGTGCGTCGAGGACGGTGACCAGAATGGGCAATTCGAGCAGGGTGTCCGGGCAGGCATTGCTTCTAAGCGTCAGCTCGCCAATGAACTCAAAGACGCCGTTATCAGTGGTATCGGCGTTGACAACGATTTCGATGAAGGCCGTTTCGCCGGGGAGGAGCGTCCCGGCCGTGGGGTTCACGGCGATCCAACTGCCTTCCGGGGCCACCGCATCCGCTTCGACCGTGTAGGACATCGTTCCGGTTCCGGCATTCTCAAAGAAAATTTCGCCGCCGCCGGTAATCCGGTTCTGGGCGATTATATTGACGCTGGACGGGCGCATGCCGTAGACGGGCTCGCCCACTGAGAAGTTGACCTCGGTGAGATCATTGTCCTGGACGAGGATACCGAAGGCCGTATCGGCTTCGGTGCAATAACCGGTGACCATGACATCATGCATTCCGGCGGCCAAATCGAGACGGAATTCGCCCTGTTCGTCGGTCCATGCGAAGCGTTGTTCGCCGACGACGCGCACTTGCGCCCCACTCACAGGATCCCCGGTTGATTGGCCGACAACGGTACCGCGAATGCCAGCCGGCGGTGCAATGCGCAGAAGGTAGCCGCGCACATCCGCCGTGTCGCCCTCCATCGCCATGGCTCCCACGGCAATCGCCGCTCCGTCAGGCAAGGGTATGACATTGTAGAAGCCGGCCTCGCTCGATTCGGCCCCGTAGCGCCAGACCCAGATGGTCTGATTATTGTCATTGACGGCGCGCATGAGGAACGTGGTGACGGTCGGATCGTCGCCCGAGCGTCCGACGAACAGCATGCCGCCGAACCAAGGCAGAGCGGCCCGGAATTGGTCGGTGAACCCGGTTGACGAGTACGTGCGGTTGACCGGCGTTCCCGACACGGGCAAGATGGTTACGTAACCATATCCACCTGAGTTTGGACCGCCGCGGCCGATGAGCCAAGTGGCGCCATCGGGTGCGCGGTTAACGTTGTAGCAGTAGTCGTTTTCAGCCGTGCCAAACTGCACAGGCGAGCCGACCGGGGTGCCATCGAGGTTGATCAACTGCGTCCATTGATCGTAGTCCGTAAATTGCGACTCGCGGGTGATACCGACGAGGCGGAGTTGATCGGACGGGAGCTGAATCAGCGAATTGCCAATGTCTGTACCACCGTCACCATAGAACTGACTCCAAAGTGAGTCACCGTTGCGGTCACAAACGACCAGCCACGCGTCGGAGCGCTGTTCGCCGTTAGGCAGGCCGTATCCGACTGCAGCCAATCGGCCGTCCGCCAAGATGATAAGATCGCGGCCTTTGCAGAGTCCGCTGCTGGGAGCGTAGCTGCGCTGCCAGAATAGATCGCCGGATTCCACAGAGAAGGCCATGAGGTCAATCGAATGGCCGTTGCCGCTCCAGCCACAGGCCACCACGGTATCACCGCCGAGATGGACGATGCCTTCGAGAGCCTCGTCGTTCTCGGTCGCGAGATAGGGTCGGGCGTAGAGGGAGTCACCGGACGTCGTGTAAGCCGTCAGCAGATAGTCAAAATTGGCTGCCTGTCCGGTACCGTATTGACTGTAGCCGCAGGCCACGATGACGGTGTCGTCAACCAGAACGGCGTCGTACAGGAAAGCGCGGTCGCCGAGCTTCAGGCCACGGGACCAGGTGGTATCGGGCTGGGCCAAGGCCAGCAGGGGCAACAGCAACAAAAGCAGCAGTGCAGGCATCGTCGGACCTTCGAAGTTGCGTGAGTACGGTTTTAGCGGAGATAGAGGAGGCGCTGGGACTCGCTGCGGGTGCGGTCTTCGAGCCGCACGAAGTAGAGGCCTGAGGCCAATCCGTTGGGTGCGAAATCCAACGAGTGTTCCCCGGCGGACAGGCGAACACGGTCGAGCAGCGTGGCGACGGTGCGCCCTGTAACATCGTAGATGCGCAGGGACACATCGCTCTCATGGTCAAGACCGAACCGCAGGCGGGTCGCGCTATTGAACGGATTGGGAAAGGCAGGATAAAGGGCAAACTCGGACGGCAGGGCCGGGGCCTGATCGGCGTCGAGCACAACAGCCAGAACATCAAAGACACGCAGCGTTTCCGGACAGGAGTTCGCCAACAGCCGCACCTCGCCGAAGTAGTCATAGTTGCCATCGTCGGTTGTGTCGGCCGTGACGATAACTTGGGCGATCAGCGTGTCGCCGGGGACGATACGACCGGACGCCGGTTCGACGGACAGCCAGTTTCCAGCCGGGCGGATCGCCTGGGTCTCGAAACGATAGACCAAATCACCGCTTCCCGCATTGGCAACGACCAGCTCAGACGCGCCTTGTCCACGGTTGGGGGCGAGGACATTGATCGTGGTGTGGTTCACTGACGCGTGCGCTACGCCGACCGTGATGTCCGCCAGAGTATTTTCATTGGGCTGGACATCCACGTCGTTGAGGGTATCCCCGGTGAAGCAGGGTCCACCGCTGTAGATACGATAGTTGCCCTCGGGCAACGAGAGCGTGAATCGGCCAAGCGTGTCGGAGACGGAATATTGCGGGAGGCTCGATGCTTGGACGCGGACGCCGGGAATTGGTTCACCGGTAAGGCGATCGCGGACGAAGCCAGAGATTCCGGATGGCGGACCAACGCGCCACATGAGCGGGCGGTCGGCGGCGTTTACGTTGGCTCGACCGCAGGCTACAAAGCCGCCATCGGCAGTGCGGATCAAATCGTCAAAAGCCCGCCCTGTTTCGTTACCGAGCCAAGTCCAGGCCGTATCGCCGTTAGAGGTTACGGCGACCAGCCAGAGGCGGTAGGAGCTTTCGCTGGATCCGCCGACGTAACCGCCGAAGAGGGCTCCGCCCTCGAGATAGGTTGCGGCTCCGGTGAAGCGTTCGGTAATGAAGCTGTCGGAGAAGGCCTGATCCCAGAGCACGGCTCCGCCCGCGTTCATTCGTAGGGCCAGGGCGTCCTTATCGGAGGTCGTGACCCGTCGTTCGCCGACGATGAGGAGTTCACCAGTCACAGAATCCCGGGCGGCGCCATGCACCTGTTCCCAGCGTTCGGTGCCGACGGTATCGAGATGGAGCAATGCGCCGGTTTCGTCGAGCTCGATGCGGAGGAAGTCGAAGTTGTTATCGGACGCCGGCGGTACCCGGGTGCTGCCAATCAGATCGAGGGTGCCGTTGTCGCCGAGGAAGATGTGCGTGGGTAGGTCTTCGCCGGTGGTGCCGAAGGTGTTGGAGAAGAGGGAGTCACCGTTGGCATTGCAGCGGATGAGCCAGAAATCAGCGCCGCGCGCGGCCACGGGTTTGCGGCCCAAGAGCCAGAATCCGCCATCGGCGAGCGGCAGAATGGCATCGGCCTGGCAGGCACCCGGCGGATCGAATTCGCGGTACCATAGCTGTTGGCCATTGGTCGAGAAGCCCGCCACGAAGAGTGAGAAGGCCGATTGGCTGAAACCGCAAATGACGATGGTCCCGTCCACGAGCTGGACGACATCGAACGCGCGTTCGCTGGCATTGGAGTTGCCGATTGTCCGCGTCCAGAGGGTGTCACCGAGCGGATTAACGACCATGAGCAGGGCATTGTCCTGCCCGGCCTGGATGAAACCAGCGGCGGCATAGCCTCCGGTGCTAATTTCGGCGACCGAATAGACACGGGCAGCCGCCGTCAGCGTAAATTGCCGTGTCCAAAGGGTGTCAAACTGGGCGAACCCGTCTTGTGCCAGGAGGGCAAGCAGGAGGACAAGCAGTCCGGGAACATAGGTGTTGGGACGCAAAGGGTGCATGGACTTGCGGGGCTCGATGGGCGGACGGGATGAAGTGACTGCAAACAGTTAATATAGCATAGTTGCGGGGTCTCTTCAAGCAGAGCATGGGGTCCAGCAAACGTCGCGCGGTGCCTTGGGCAGGTTTCGGGCGCAATTGGGGAACGGGATGGAATGGCTTGATAATTGTTTTCGTTTAGTTTATATTTATCGGGTTGGAAGGCGCAACTTAAGCACAGGAGGCCCCATGCGGCAGTTAGCAACTTTGGCAGTACTGGTGATTCTGGGGGGGACGACCGCTCAGGCCTTCACGGTGTCGGGCAATGTGTCCGGCCGGGAGGGTTTTTCGCTGGTATTCATCTACACGATTCCGACGTCGTTGGACACGTTTTACGTGACCATCGCTAATCCGTTTAACGGCGACTACTCCCAAGGCGGTTTGCCTGAAGGCGGCTATATCTTGTTTGCGTTTCAGGATGGGAATGTGAACCTGCTTCCGGATTTGGATGAATCGCGAGGTTTTTATGGCGGTGACCTGCCCACAGTGCTTGATGTCACTTCAGACATGGGCGATATTGATATAGTGTTGACGCCGCCGAATACCGGTGGATTTTCGGGCACAGTGACCTATGAAGGTACGGAGACAGGCGCAACGTACGTAGTGGCCTCGCGCACGATTACGTTTGATGGCCTGCCCAGCGGCATCGGGATCCTGCTGAACAATACGGGCAACGGCGACTATACGGCATTCGTGGACAGTTTCGGGGTGTATTACGCTTACGCGTATATGGATTTGAATACGAATTTGGTCTACGACGAAGGCGAGCCGTATGATGTCTATGGAGACGATGCGGAGCCGGAAGCGATCTCGATAGTGCAAGGCGAGGCGTTTCCTGACGAGGTTAATTTTGAGTTAATCGCGCTCTCGGCAGTGCCGGAGGCACCGGCAGTCGCCCGGGAGTTTGGTTTGGGATTGGCCTATCCGAACCCGTTTAATGCGGCGACAACGATACCGTTTACGCTGGAGCGTCCGTTGGAAATCGAGCTTGTGGCCTACGACGTGCTGGGGCGTACGGCCCAGGTGCTGGCGCACGGCAGTTATGCGGCGGGCGAGCATCGGGTGACGTTTGGCGGTGGTGAATTAAGCAGCGGCCTCTACGTGATTGAAATGCGAGCGCAAGGTACGGCGGTATGCGCCCCGGTGGTGTTGCTCAAGTAATCGGCTTTGTGGCGGTGTTTTGGCTGGCGATCGGCGCGCAAGTGGCGGTCGTTCGAGCGGACGCTCTGTTTGTGCGCGGGGCTGTGTCGGGGGAGTGGAGCGCACCGACGGACACGGTGATTATAGATAGCTTTGCGTGGGTCCCGGCGGCAGAAACGCTCAGGATAGCGCCCGGAATGGTCGTGGCCTTCTCCGGGCGTTTTTCGTTGTTGGTCACCGGCACGCTGCTGGCTGAGGGCACGGCGACAGATTCGATTTATGTTCAGCGTACTCCGCTGCACGATCCGTTGGGGCATTTGGGTGTGCGATTCCGGCAGACGCAAACGGTATCGCGGTTGGCCCACGTGGTGATCGAGGACGGATTCGCGAATTTGGGCGGCGACGAGCGTTTCGGCGGCGCACTTGAAGTGTACTTTGCGGAGATTGTACTGGACTCGTGCTGGCTGCGGGAGAATCGCGCGCGCATAGACGGCGGCGCGATCTACGGCCGCGAGGCCGCGACGCTGACGATCCGCGATTGTATTTTCAGCGGGGACAGCACGCGATTCGGCGCAGGCGGCGCGATTCTTTCGCGTTCGAACGGAACGCTACGCCTTGAGCGCTGCGAGTTCTATGGCAATAAGGCGATCACCCACGGCGGCGCGCTCGCGATGGAGAGCGGCGTTCAGGTGGAACTCACAGACTGCCGTTTTCACAACAATCGGGCGCTGCAACGAGGCGGCGCTGTGCAACTGCGCGGCACTCCGGGGACGGGGTTCGCACGGGGCTGTGTATTTGATCAGAATGCGGCGGACATCGGCGGCGCGCTGTATCTTGAGAACACGCGCGCGACCCTTGAAGCCTGTTCGCTGCGCTGGAGCGGGGCACGGCTGGGCGGCGCGGTGGCGCTCCGCGGTTTGAACAATCAGGCGACGCTGCGGCGGCTGACGATCCACGACAATTTGGCCAGCGCGGAGGGCGGCGCTCTGCATATCGCCGATAACGCACGGTGTACGGTTGAGAATTCGGTGATCATGCGCAACGACGCGCTGCAAGGCGGCGGCGTCTACGTCGCGGCGGGCACGATAGCGACGTTGCGGTATTTGACGACGACCGACAATCACGCGACCGATGGGCGCGAGTTCTATTTCGGCGGCGGCGGCCTGCTGACCAGTTCGATCGTGTCCGGACTCGAGAGTCTGATCCATCTTGCGCCGGGTGCTTCTCCGCAACTTTTTCGATCTAATATTTACGCGTCTGTGGGCGATGAGTTGACCGGATTTGTCGTGCCGTGGCTACTGGACATGACGCGGGTCAATGTGGCGCTGGTGCCGTGTGACACGTTTCGCAACATATCGGCAGATCCACAGTTTGCGGACGCAGCGCTGGACGATTACCGGTTACTGGATGGAAGCCCGTGCCTCTTTGGAGCGGATACGAGCGGCGCGGTTCGGTTTGACTATAGCGGCGATTCGCGCCCGCAGCCAAGCGGAAGTTGGCCCGACATGGGCGCGTTTGAGAGTGCGGCGGCATTGCCGAGCGGTGAGTATTGCGGCTTTCAGAGCGGGGTGTGGTATCCGGGCGACTACGTCATCGGATGCACGTTGCGCGTGGCCGAGGTTGATACCCTGCTGATCATGGCGGGAACGCGGGTGATGTTTGCACCGGGGGCCAGCCTGCACGTTGACGGCACGCTGCTGGCCTTGGGGACAGATCTCGACTCGATTGTGTTCGACCGCTATTTTGAATTGCCGGGCTCGACTTGGAACGGTATCGTGCTCGGCGCGACGTCACGGACTCGATTCGAGTACACGGCGGTGCGGCGCGTGATCGGCGTTCCGGCCATTGAGCTGCGCGGAACGTCGGTGGAATTGCGGCATTGTTCGATCACCGACAATGACAACAGGCACGGTGATGGGGGCGGGCTTTACGCGCCAGGAGCTGCCCACGCGCTGTTGCAGTCGTGCGCGTTCACGGACAATATTGCCGGAGGCGGCGGCGCGGTGAGCATGACGCTGGGCAGTTTGACCACGGAGAGCAGCCTGTTTCGCGGGAATGAGGCCGCGCTCGATGTGTTCGGTGATCAGGCACACGGCGGCGCGATTGCCGCGCAGAGTATCACCGTGCGCGATAGCCGTTTTGCCGACTGCCGCGGCTTCCTGGGCGGCGCGGTTGCGGCCGATTCGGCGGTGATTTACGATAGCGAATTTGAAGGGTGTTGGGCGGCGCGCGGCGGCGCGTTGGCGGTGCGGCGGCAACTCAACTTGGATAATGTAACCTTTCGCGGGAATGAAGCGCGGCTTGACGGTGGAGCGCTGGCGCTGGCGGCGATTACGGTTGATCATAGCAGTCAGTACTTTGCAAATCATGCGGCGCAAGGCGGCGCGATCAGCTTGAGCGACTCGGCCGCTTATGTAGGGGATTCGGTGGTATGGCGCGGCAATATTGCGGAGCAGGGCGGCGCGGTTTACGCACGCACTGCGGCGACGAGCGAAGTCGTTGCTTCGGAATTGCACGGGAATCTTGCTGAGCTTGGCGGTGCGCTGTATTGTGATCGCGGCGTGACGCAATTCACTCTGTGTCTGTTCGACAGTAATACGGCAGACGCAGGCGGCGCCGTATACCTTGACAACGGCCTGCTGCGGTTGCAGCGCAGTACGTGCGTGAACCAGCAATCAGCGGCGGCGGGCAGCGTCGCGCACGCTCGGTTAGGCAGCACGCTGATCATGAACTCGACGATTCTGGCCGATAACGGAGCCGATCCGCTCAACGTGGTAGAGCACACGGACTATCAGCATATTCTGTGTGATGTACCGACATATTTCGGTGCGGCGACGCGCACGAATTTCAACGGGGACACATGCGATGCGGCGTTCAATCTGATTGCGGATCCCGAGTTTGTTGATGCGGGGGCGCGCGACTACCGGTTGACGACGGCGAGTCCGGCGATTCAGGCGGGCGATCCGCTGTGGCCGCCGGATGCCGACGGAACGCGCTCGGATATCGGATATTCCGCGGGTGTGCGGCCCTATGTGGTACCGACGCCGTTTAACGTGACGGCGCCTGAGCGGGGAGCGCATTTTGTCACGGATGATTCCATCCGGTTTGCGTGGAACGAATCTCGCGACGGCGATCCGGGCGACACGGTGAGCTACCGTTTGCATTTGACGGGTGAAGTGGATTCGGTGATTGCGACGGGCGGTGCTCGCTCTGTTGTTCTGACGCTTGACCGAGGCCAATACGAATGGTGGGTCGAGGCGCAGTCGCTGCGGCCGGAGACGGCGCAAGTTAGTTATGAGCGGCGCGGCTTGACGGTGGCGGATGCGGCACTTGGTGCGGGCGACGCGGAGCTGCCGGGTGAATTTGCGGTGACCATGGCCGGACCGAATCCGTTTAACAGCATGACGCGGCTTGACGTGGCCCTACCCCACCCTGCGCATGTGACACTTTTGATTTATGATGTGCTGGGGCGCACGGTCCAGACGATCGAGCGTGACTATACGGCGGGAGTGCATGGGCTGTCGCTTTCCGCACAGCAGCTCAGCACGGGATTTTACTGGGCGGAAGTGCGCGCGGGCGAGCAGATGCGGCGCGTAAAGCTTGCGGTGATACGCTGAAACGAGGACTATGAAACAGCCGACTCCTCTGCATACCAAGATTCTGGTCGGTCTCGTCGCGGGTCTGGTGTGCGGGCTCACGGCCAATTTTCTGTGGGCGGGTGCGCCGCTGCTCGACGGGGTGATCCGGTACGGTTTGGCGCCGTTGGGGCAGGTCTTTCTGCGCCTGATTTTCATGACGGTGATCCCGTTGATCTTTTGTGCGCTGGCGCTGGGCGTGGCGGAATTGGGCGATGCCAAGTCGTTGGGGCGCATCGGACTGCGGACATTCGCCTTCACGCTGGTGGCGACGTCCATTTCGGTGTTGCTGGGTATTACAGCGACGAATTGGATTAAGCCCGGCGCGGGACTTGATCCGGAGGCGCGTGCATCGCTCATGCAGACGATGACGGGCAAGACGGTGACGACGGCCGTTGAGAACGCGGGCAAGAGCAAGGATTGGGTGCAGACGCTGCTGGATATTATCCCCAAGAATCCATTTGCCGATGCGGCGCTGGCCTTTGAAGAGGGTTATCGCGGCGGTGGAATCATGGCGCTGATGTTTTTTGCGCTGTTCGTCGGCGTGGCCCTGGCATTGGGACGCAATGACCGCACGCAGAAGTTTGAAGAATGGCTGGCGGGGCTATACGACGTCGTGATGAAAATGATCGGCATGGGGATGAAACTCGCGCCGTACGGCGTGGCGGCGCTGGTATTCAGCGTGACCGCGAAGCTGGGCGTGGACGTCGCCTTTGTGTTGGGGAAATTCGTACTGGTGGTGCTGGGTGTGCTGGCGCTGCAATTTTTCGGGGTTTACGGATTCATCTTGCGTTTCGTGGTGGGTGTTAATCCGTGGAAGTTTTTCCACCGCATTCGCGATGTGATATTGACGGCGTTTTCGACAAGTTCGTCAAACGTGACGCTGCCGACGTCGCTGGCCGCAGCGGAAACGGAATTGAAGCTGCCGCCGAAAATATCCCGGTTTGTGTTGACGCTCGGCGCGACGGCGAATCAGAACGGCACGGCGCTTTATGAAGGTATCGTGGTGCTATTCCTCGCGCAATTTTTCGGTGTGGAGCTGTCCATAGGCCAGCAGGCGATGGTGGTTTTCGCTGCGGTCGTTGCGGGCATTGGGACGGCGGGCGTGCCGGGCGGATCGCTACCGGTGATTGTGCTGATCTTGCAGTCGGTAGGCGTGCCGGGTGAAGGCATCGGCATCATCGTCGGCGTGGACCGCATTCTCGACATGTCGCGGACAGTGGTGAACGTGACGGGGGACATTACCTGTGCCGCATATGTTGCCAAGGCGGAAGGCGCCTGGAACGAGGAGATTTAGTTCACCCCGAAATAGGTGGGCTTAGTGAGGCGGTCGAAGTCGACCGCCTCTTCTTTTGACCGGCGGTCAGTTTTCAATTCTGCAAGTGCAACAAAACTCAACAGTTCTATTTGATATGGTTGATTTTGATAGCTTTGTCAAGATATCTGCAGCCCTTGACAGTCCTGATTCTGAGGTCTATCTTATTTTCACAAAGTTCACAAAGTGGGGAGATTGCCATGAG contains:
- a CDS encoding dicarboxylate/amino acid:cation symporter, giving the protein MKQPTPLHTKILVGLVAGLVCGLTANFLWAGAPLLDGVIRYGLAPLGQVFLRLIFMTVIPLIFCALALGVAELGDAKSLGRIGLRTFAFTLVATSISVLLGITATNWIKPGAGLDPEARASLMQTMTGKTVTTAVENAGKSKDWVQTLLDIIPKNPFADAALAFEEGYRGGGIMALMFFALFVGVALALGRNDRTQKFEEWLAGLYDVVMKMIGMGMKLAPYGVAALVFSVTAKLGVDVAFVLGKFVLVVLGVLALQFFGVYGFILRFVVGVNPWKFFHRIRDVILTAFSTSSSNVTLPTSLAAAETELKLPPKISRFVLTLGATANQNGTALYEGIVVLFLAQFFGVELSIGQQAMVVFAAVVAGIGTAGVPGGSLPVIVLILQSVGVPGEGIGIIVGVDRILDMSRTVVNVTGDITCAAYVAKAEGAWNEEI